A stretch of DNA from Cannabis sativa cultivar Pink pepper isolate KNU-18-1 chromosome X, ASM2916894v1, whole genome shotgun sequence:
tatggtAATGTTAGGTACAGAATCAGGCAAAAATGCAGAGCTGGTGCAATGGCGCATAAGGGAGAGGTTTCTTGGGGGTTTGCCACTACTACTGTTATTGATTTGGCTGCTGTGATTACTCGTCTCTAAAGAATCACCACCATTAGCATTATTAGCATTAGGATCCTCCTCGTGAGTAGTGGTTGTAGTAATCTCCATCATCATATCAGTCCTCCATACACACACAACTTgtcatattataattatatatatattaagaaagaaagaaagaataagATGACCCCTTTACTCTGCTGGTTTTATTAACCAAAAAGGTtcttcatttttgttttttttttttcatgaattgAAAGATTGAAGATTGAagaggatgaagaagaaaagaaaagagagagagaccaAGCGAGTAGGAGAAGGGAAAAGGAAAGGGAGGAGCGTTTGGAGTGGAAAGAGAATAGGTTGTAAGAGTGATGGGGTAATGACACGTGTACCATCTAATTCAGAGTAGTTGACCTTTCAATTAGTTAATTCTTTAATTCATATTATGATTGGATTTGGATTCCTTTGATTAATCTCTACTTCTTTCCCATGTGatattactttttaatttttcatttaatgaagaCATTAGAGTACATAATGTACCACCCCTATATGTAAATGTACATGCGTATTACTTGCTAAGCGAAATGATGATGGAGATAACGTTGTTATGCATAATTTGCATGATCATCAATTTTATATATACGTATAGAATATTTCAATATCTATTAGTACATATCTTATATGTTTACTGTAATGATCTGGCTATAATAAATCTGTCCTGTTAATTGGTGAAAAAGAAAAGCAAGGCCATCCCTCATACAACTAGAACACATTTCATCTGTAATAAATAAATCCTTCTATTGAATATAAAGAGTTAGTTAATTAAGATTGATTACATTACTTGAGATAAGAGGTCATGTGTATGTACAAAATTTTACAAGTTTGCTCAATGATTTCATCACACTTTTTTTTATAGTAACATATATTTCCCACCACAATTTCTGCCATTGTTCACTTTCCAAGTTTTCAAGGGGTCAATGGAATGGAATTACTCAACTTTTGTCTCGAAATATTGCTGAAAACATTTCTCTTCTTTACAGTTCCTGCTTATAACTTTGTATACTTCGGTCAAAAGTCTTGGAAACCGACTTCCAAAGTAGTCGTTGTAACCATCGGGTACTGATCCCAAAAGTTcctgaagaaaaagaaaatggatTACATAACTGAAGTTGCTTAAATATGATATTGAAAAGAGCAAAAAACATTATAAACCTGAATTTCTTTTGGAAGCTCCCTATAATGATTCAACTTGTTTCGCATCACTCTCAGCAAGTCTCGAATACTGTCAAACTTATAACGCCTGTATTGGCCAATATTCATCATAAATTCTTTGTCCATCTTTACATTCCATTTCCCACCCAATGCTATGGGTGCAATACTTTCTAGTTCTTTCAAAAGAGCAGACTCAGGCTTTCTATCTTCTAGTTCAACCCTATCACTAGTGTCACGAAGAAACGAAAGCCTCTTTTCGGAATTCCAGAATAAAGGATGGTGTAACACCTCCGATGCCTTTGGCCTAGCAAGTATAAGAAGATTTTTCATCAAAGAGAGAAAATAATCATAACAAATTAAGTATGTTCAATGTGAAAATTTCATTTTGCTACTAAGTTCATGTATAAGATACAAATCCTAACTAAGTTGTTCCAAAAGTGATACAAACTTCTACTCCAGACAGCATTTTAGTAATGGAACTATTAAGCAATGCACTGTTCTACACCTCTCTTAATTTGAAGGGAAGTATATTATTACCTCAATTCAGGGTTTGCGCTCAATAGACGAGAAATAAGGTCAAAAGCTTCCGGCATAGACTCAACCAAGATAAGGTCCATCTTATTTTCCACAATATTCATATCACGCTTCAGACTTTCTCCAAATGGATGCTTACCGCCAGTAATGCAGAAAAACAGAACACAACCTAAACTGAACAAATCCACTGCTCGTGTTTGTCGCTGCTCCTGAAGAAGCTGCTCGGGTGCTTGCCAGCCAGAACTGCCACAACCTACAATTAAGTCCGAACAAACATATGAGACCAAAGAGAGTTATACTACAATTTGATGCACATTCTAACTAGTTTTTCTCAATGTATAAACCTATATACTTGGATAAGCGATCCTAACTTTGGTACTGTTTTAAGAGTTAAAAGAATATTGGAGGTACTTGCCAGTAGCGTGAGGAGCCAAGGAAGACATATTCCCATCAAGGCGTTTGCTTATCCCCATATCAGAAAGCTTTGCACATAAAGATATTTCGTTAACTATCAAAACATTTTGAGGCTTTAGATCCCGGTGAATTATCCCCAGTTGATGCAAATGCACGAGTCCAGAAACCATATCCCTGCAATAATAAAAGCTTATCAGATAAAAGAAAATCTAACTACAAAGGTAACagataatagctacacaactaaaACTAAATCATTACTTCAAAATTGTATCCAAACTAGTTTCAGAGGCAGTTTTACCATCCCTAAGGCTTTGTCAATGATAAATCAATTATATTTCTATAATATGCTACTGAACCATTCCATGAACATTGCTATATATGTGGCAATAGTTGCCATCCAGCAATAATGTCTATGcaaaaacattaataaaaaaaaccacaaaaattgaCACTTGAGACTCAATTCTCTTCAAATTTAAAGAGCAATAAACTGTCCTGAACAAACCTCATCAACTTCAGTGATAAAGGCGATGGATAGCCATTTGGTTTCCGTAAAATAACATCCGGCATGATATTCTTCACTGACTCCAAGTGGACATTATAATCAGTTATAGATCCCATAGCATGGTCGCTGGTGGATGCTGAATTCTGAGAAGAATTTAAGTATATCTGAACCAAATCATCCAAGGAACAAGTACAGCGCTCCAGAGAAAGATAAACAAAATCTTGATCACATTCTACCCCATACCATCTCACAATATTTGGATGTCTGTCAGATGCTATAAGATTTTGAATTTCTTTAACAGCTGCATCATGATGAGCTCGGACAAGGCGTTTCACAGCAACGGAGCGACCTTCATACATTCCCTCAAGCACAACAGTTCCATTGCTACCCTTAGCAATTTCTTTATTTGAAACAATAAGTTTACCAATCCTTCGCCCATCAGCACCGCAGTCGAAAAGTTTATTTAGGTCTAAGCCTGATACGTCCTCACTATCATCTCCATTTTCAGACAATTCTTTCTTGCCCTTTTCCGATTTCCTAGATTTCTTTCTCTTGGAAGGTGAAGCTCTAGAATTTGAATTTCTAGTCTGCTCATTAAACAACCAAACCTTTCCTATAATCATTGGAGCGTGGTGGTAGATAACTATGCCCACTACTATACCAATAAACAAAGCAAGAGACAACGCAGTAGACCAATCAAATAAGTTACTCTTACTTAATATACTATCATGCTCATCTTCTAGACTTGAATAATCACCATCATCATTGGTTTGTTCACGAAGCATTGGTCTTGAAGCATGTTCTGGGAGCACTGCCTTTCCTGGTAGCATTTCAATGCTGGGAAATTCAAACAACACATGATTTTTGTAGCGGAAAACAGGTACTTTAGTTTGACATCGTAGTGGCAAGGCAATATCACTGATGATTTCATGACTGTTCTTAACTTTCAAAGTGAGAAGAGATTCACCAACCGGTTGATCAACATCCGGACAAAGTAAAGCAGCTCCAATCTCTGCAACAGTCATATTCCAGGATTCTTTGTGGGAGCTTGGAACAAATGACTTGAGTGTATAGTCTGTCCTCATGATTTGCAGACGCATAAGCTTCACAGGATGATGTTGAGCTGCTGGGCTCAAtgaggatgatgatgatgatgatgatggataAGTGTGAATGAGTTTTCCAGTTCTAAGATCAACCTCAAACACAGTAGTCTTCTTGGACCCAACTGTAACTGCTCCATCCTCTAATGTGTAAGGAGTCCCTTTTATGAAATCTTCTATACTTATCGATAAATTCTAcaagtttttttagttttaaggaattaaattaaagaaaaaaaaatataaagtttgaattTTGAAAGAAGAGGGAAGACATAATATACATACATGTATTCCAAGTGTTTGATGGTGTGCATACAAGTTCCAATCATCCCCACATTCAATATGGAAGTTATTTTGATTACGAACCGTGGTGGTAGCATGTTGGGAAGGAGGAGCCTGGTAAGAAGTATAAATTGGTGGTCCTGAAGAGAAAGACCAGATTACTCTGTTACTGTTCTTCCACACCAAGTGAATTTTCCCATCAAGAGCAGCCTTTAAAGCCGTCCCATGCTCATGCTCATCCTCAAGCTCGTGTTCACTGTTTCAATTTCAAATTCATAATTAACattaaagaaagagagaaagtctAGAGGGTTTGTATGtgaaaacaacaaagaaaaggAATACCGACGGCGATTGAAGGGACATGAGTGATCTGGTGGCGGGAGACTTGAAATCATGGTGATGCTGCCATACAGAGACTATTTGGCCGCCGTTGAAGCTGGTTGCGAAGCCGGAGAAGAGGAGGAAAATGAGGAGTAAGAGccaaggaaaagaagaagaagaagaagaagaaagggtTGGCAATGGCTTCTTCGTCATGATGGGTTGAGGTGGTTGGGAATTGGGTAATGGAAGATTTATACATAAATTATGATGAGGGTTGAATTGAAGCTGAAAGCTAACTCACCATTATCATCTTCCTCCAATCCACACTTGGGATCACCTTCCCCTTcacctcttctcttctctacATTTCTTCTTTTCCgcgtttcttcttcttcttcttcttctctgtcAATGTCAATAGTCAAAGGTCAACTAAAATTACAATGGGCTCTTAGTGAGACATGAAGCCCATCCTACCCCCTTAAAATGGGCCAAGCCCACTACCCTTCACCTCTTATCTCATCTCatcaaatttacaaaaatacattcaattaaaacaaaattgatatataactaaattaaaGAATTAGAACTTCTCGTTCCTAAATTTATAGTTACGGGAGGTTATCATTTTTCTCTGGTTAGACCCATCAGGCTTCCTTAGGCATTAGTGCGGCTTGGTCGAGATTGTATTTTGCTATTTCAATTCGATTTTTACTGATTCGATTAATCTTGTCTCTGTGACAtgattttaattgttttagtctTGTTGTCTTTGTAAcatgtttttgttttgtttcgttATTGATTCTTCTTTGTTCTTCGATGACTCGCCATTAAATCGCTGTTAGTGGTCAGACAGCTGATTATTTAACtcgtttttctaattctaatcctAATTGTATTCCATCAAGAGAGATGTCTCAATTGAATTGCAAGctattattttaactgattgcttacataattcatgaaaaaaacaacaacaattgaTATTTACTACCtcataacaattatttttatagTCCTAATGTAAGATCagtcaaaaatacattttaattatCATGTTCTTTAAAGTTATTTCGTATTTCAAGCACTGATCAAGtcaaaatctcatttcaatCGACTTGTAAGAGTTATTTAGGAATGTTTGATCAAATTAGCATTTTAATATTGTTGTTCAAAGTATATTAGTTCAAGATTTTAGGGGTCTATGCTATGAAATGCCAAACTCAATAAATATTATTCCAATCACAGCAATATCACCACATGACATTAATCTTAATGgacaaaaaaacaaacaaacaaagcaaattaattgtttattatgTAGTCAATCAACTTATTTACATGGAATATGTGGGGTGTGTCTTGATGATATAAACAAAGAAGCAatgaattccatttaaaaaAACCAGGAACAATTCCATTTTCAATCATTTGTGTTAAAACTTTTGAAGCCATGTCAACATCTCCCTCTCTGCAAATGGCAACCATCACAGCATTGTAACTGCCTGCGTCGAGCCTGCATCCTCGTCCAACCATGTCTTCCATCAGCCTCACTGCACTATCACTTTTGCCTTGCCTGCAAAACCCGAGCACAAGCGCATTCAATGTTGAAGAAGTGGGAGAGGAGCAGCAGCCGCGGCTAATCATCTCGTTCATCAACTCAAATGCTTCCCGAACACACCCTTCTTCGCAAAAGCCATGAATCAACTGGCTGTAAACAACAGCACTTGGAGCTCCACCTTCTTCAACCATCTCATCATAAATGATCTTTGCATCCTCTACTTTCTTCTCCTTGCACAAGTCTAAAATCCTCAAACTCTTCTCAACAACTCTAGGAAATAATTTCCCCATGTTGGTCAGGAACTCAAGTGCTTCATCTGTTTGATTCTGTAAATACAGACCATATACAATACTGTTATAAGGACTGATTCGACCACACTCTCTGCTCTCCTCCATTAGTTGCAGGATCCGAAATCCATCTTCTGTCCTCCCTACCGAGCACAAACCTCTTATCAATGTATCATAAGTAACAAAATTCCTATTGACCCCATCTGTCACCATTTCATTAAACAAGTCCAGAGCTGAATCCAACATCTTATACTCACACAAACCAGATATTAACAAATTGTATGTCTCCACATTGGGAAGGCAGCCTTTAGTCTCCATCTCCTTAAAAACTCTATGCCCAACTCTCACTTTTCCAAAGGCAACAAAACCTTTAATTAAGGTGTTATAAGCAACAACATCAACTGTGCCTCCCTTACTCCCCCATGTCTCTAAAATCTCAACAGCCTCGGATACACGGCCCGAGCTGCAGAGAAGTTCCATCACCTTGGTTACAGGAACAATGTCCGGTACAAGTCCTGAAGAGTAGCACTTGTGCAGTAGCACCATAGCTTGTATCAAATTTTCTTCAGCACAATAAGCACAAATGAGGACATTAAAGGTGACATCACTAGGCTTTTCTATCTCATTCATCAAACTCCTTGCCCTGCCCACTTTCCCATTCTTGCATAGAGCATGAAGCAATGTGTTGTAGATGATGGCATTGGGAGTGACTCCCTTGGTGGATTTGATCAGTTGCAGAAGCTTAAAAGCATCAGCAATTCGATTAGTGGAGCAGAGTCCTTTCATCAAAATCCCAAAGGTGTAATCATCCCCAACAACTCCAGTAGCCATCATCTTCTTCCTGTAAAACTCTCTAGCTATGTCTATGTTGTCCTTGACTAGAACATTGAGAATGGAGTTGTAAATCTTGAGAGAAGGCTTTCCATGAAACCTGGAAACAAAGTTAAGGACTTTGATGATAATTTGTGGGGTTGTTCGAGCTCTAGCAAGTCCTCGAATGAGAGTGAGGAAGATATCTTCATCAGGGGGTGAGCCAATGGATGTGGGCATTTCGTCGAGCAGGTGGTGGACAGTGTCGAAACGGCGAAAAGTACAGAGCTTGTGAATCAAAGCTCGGTAAGTGGATTGAGAATGGGTGAAGTTGGGGAGTTTGGATGCCCATCGGAAGGTTTGGAGAGCTTGGGAAGGAGATGGTTGGTCTAGGATGAGGTGAGCAATGTGGTGGTGGGTTGGGGGTGGAATGGAAGATGAAGAGAAAGATTGAAGACAAAGATTGAGACTTTTGAGGGAAAGATTTGGTGGGTTggggttagatttggatagtatGTTCTGTATGGGCATCGAATGCTTAGTTCTTCAAACACAATATCTCAACAACTGAACTctgctcttctcttctcttctctttgtCATTTGTTTTTAAAGAATGAAActacaaattactaataaggAACCAATTATAATGTGCCACATGCTTTGCAACCATGTATGACTACCCTAATGAATTAACCATTGACGTTTTCTGTCCTAATTTGTGGACAAATTTACGGTCCTAATAAAGGACACTCAATATTGTATTTTCCTTTGAAACAGTAGAAATAGCAATGTAGTAATGATGTGAAGTTTATTCAAATTCTGTAAATGTAATGATGTGAGCCTTATTTAGTGCTTAACTTTCCTTGTTTATTATAATGTGCAGGAATAATGATGGAACACGATTCTCACATCACACATTGATGGAAATAGGAGGGTGTCTTTGTCTGGTTTCTTAATGATATTTATGATAATATTAGCTATCATTATGCTTGTATTTATCACAAATGGAAATTGGTCAACAATAATAACAACTCAAGTACTAGTTGTAATTGCTGTTCTCAGTGGTACCACCTAATTATGAGATTGATTATTACCATTTGGTCCCACTTACATACTACAAGACAAGTGATGAGGTTCTATTATTGGTAAACAACTACACATTTGTTTTGTATgatttgaagatttgacaattTTGGGTGTTGCAGAAAAATTCAAGAGATGCTTGTGTGTCAGCAGCAGCCTTTTGTACGACCCAATTAGTTTTAGTCCAAGACTAGTTAAATATTAGTATTTGTTCTGCTTGGAATTTAGTATTAGCtagtaataaatttatatatgttcttaaCTACAACaacttatatataataacacataacatatatgtataatgtgtgatttAGTGATGTGACAAAATGGAAATGTAAATGGTGGACCAAATGGTGAGAGCAGGAGCTGCCAGCAAATAGGTCCAGAGGAAGAGGAGTGAGCATTCTTCTTGGGCAACATTGAAGAGTTGTGTCATGGTACTAATATTCATGGCTGGAGGAAGTGTGAACTGCAGCATTAACAGGTACAGAAACAAAGGGTCTGAGGGCAACAATCCAAGTTGGTTTGCTCCTTTAACTATCAAAATCCCAATCCCAGGAAGTAGTATGTACCGGCTGCAAATCACTCCTATCAATACCTTTGCTTTTATACTTGTTTTGTTACCATGAATGAGGTTCCCTCCTAGTAAAAGGGTGATGCATGGTTGTGTTCCATCCCTGCACATCCCACACATGTACACATTCACATCCAAACTAAGTCAAGTCTTAAGTCATAAACATAAACCAGATTATCAGATTACCCCAGCAATTGAGC
This window harbors:
- the LOC115702597 gene encoding serine/threonine-protein kinase/endoribonuclease IRE1a isoform X1; the encoded protein is MTKKPLPTLSSSSSSSFPWLLLLIFLLFSGFATSFNGGQIVSVWQHHHDFKSPATRSLMSLQSPEHELEDEHEHGTALKAALDGKIHLVWKNSNRVIWSFSSGPPIYTSYQAPPSQHATTTVRNQNNFHIECGDDWNLYAHHQTLGIHNLSISIEDFIKGTPYTLEDGAVTVGSKKTTVFEVDLRTGKLIHTYPSSSSSSSSLSPAAQHHPVKLMRLQIMRTDYTLKSFVPSSHKESWNMTVAEIGAALLCPDVDQPVGESLLTLKVKNSHEIISDIALPLRCQTKVPVFRYKNHVLFEFPSIEMLPGKAVLPEHASRPMLREQTNDDGDYSSLEDEHDSILSKSNLFDWSTALSLALFIGIVVGIVIYHHAPMIIGKVWLFNEQTRNSNSRASPSKRKKSRKSEKGKKELSENGDDSEDVSGLDLNKLFDCGADGRRIGKLIVSNKEIAKGSNGTVVLEGMYEGRSVAVKRLVRAHHDAAVKEIQNLIASDRHPNIVRWYGVECDQDFVYLSLERCTCSLDDLVQIYLNSSQNSASTSDHAMGSITDYNVHLESVKNIMPDVILRKPNGYPSPLSLKLMRDMVSGLVHLHQLGIIHRDLKPQNVLIVNEISLCAKLSDMGISKRLDGNMSSLAPHATGCGSSGWQAPEQLLQEQRQTRAVDLFSLGCVLFFCITGGKHPFGESLKRDMNIVENKMDLILVESMPEAFDLISRLLSANPELRPKASEVLHHPLFWNSEKRLSFLRDTSDRVELEDRKPESALLKELESIAPIALGGKWNVKMDKEFMMNIGQYRRYKFDSIRDLLRVMRNKLNHYRELPKEIQELLGSVPDGYNDYFGSRFPRLLTEVYKVISRNCKEEKCFQQYFETKVE
- the LOC115702597 gene encoding serine/threonine-protein kinase/endoribonuclease IRE1a isoform X2 — translated: MISSLPPPDHSCPFNRRREHELEDEHEHGTALKAALDGKIHLVWKNSNRVIWSFSSGPPIYTSYQAPPSQHATTTVRNQNNFHIECGDDWNLYAHHQTLGIHNLSISIEDFIKGTPYTLEDGAVTVGSKKTTVFEVDLRTGKLIHTYPSSSSSSSSLSPAAQHHPVKLMRLQIMRTDYTLKSFVPSSHKESWNMTVAEIGAALLCPDVDQPVGESLLTLKVKNSHEIISDIALPLRCQTKVPVFRYKNHVLFEFPSIEMLPGKAVLPEHASRPMLREQTNDDGDYSSLEDEHDSILSKSNLFDWSTALSLALFIGIVVGIVIYHHAPMIIGKVWLFNEQTRNSNSRASPSKRKKSRKSEKGKKELSENGDDSEDVSGLDLNKLFDCGADGRRIGKLIVSNKEIAKGSNGTVVLEGMYEGRSVAVKRLVRAHHDAAVKEIQNLIASDRHPNIVRWYGVECDQDFVYLSLERCTCSLDDLVQIYLNSSQNSASTSDHAMGSITDYNVHLESVKNIMPDVILRKPNGYPSPLSLKLMRDMVSGLVHLHQLGIIHRDLKPQNVLIVNEISLCAKLSDMGISKRLDGNMSSLAPHATGCGSSGWQAPEQLLQEQRQTRAVDLFSLGCVLFFCITGGKHPFGESLKRDMNIVENKMDLILVESMPEAFDLISRLLSANPELRPKASEVLHHPLFWNSEKRLSFLRDTSDRVELEDRKPESALLKELESIAPIALGGKWNVKMDKEFMMNIGQYRRYKFDSIRDLLRVMRNKLNHYRELPKEIQELLGSVPDGYNDYFGSRFPRLLTEVYKVISRNCKEEKCFQQYFETKVE
- the LOC115702595 gene encoding pentatricopeptide repeat-containing protein At2g17525, mitochondrial, with translation MPIQNILSKSNPNPPNLSLKSLNLCLQSFSSSSIPPPTHHHIAHLILDQPSPSQALQTFRWASKLPNFTHSQSTYRALIHKLCTFRRFDTVHHLLDEMPTSIGSPPDEDIFLTLIRGLARARTTPQIIIKVLNFVSRFHGKPSLKIYNSILNVLVKDNIDIAREFYRKKMMATGVVGDDYTFGILMKGLCSTNRIADAFKLLQLIKSTKGVTPNAIIYNTLLHALCKNGKVGRARSLMNEIEKPSDVTFNVLICAYCAEENLIQAMVLLHKCYSSGLVPDIVPVTKVMELLCSSGRVSEAVEILETWGSKGGTVDVVAYNTLIKGFVAFGKVRVGHRVFKEMETKGCLPNVETYNLLISGLCEYKMLDSALDLFNEMVTDGVNRNFVTYDTLIRGLCSVGRTEDGFRILQLMEESRECGRISPYNSIVYGLYLQNQTDEALEFLTNMGKLFPRVVEKSLRILDLCKEKKVEDAKIIYDEMVEEGGAPSAVVYSQLIHGFCEEGCVREAFELMNEMISRGCCSSPTSSTLNALVLGFCRQGKSDSAVRLMEDMVGRGCRLDAGSYNAVMVAICREGDVDMASKVLTQMIENGIVPGFFKWNSLLLCLYHQDTPHIFHVNKLIDYIINN